A stretch of Gemmatimonadota bacterium DNA encodes these proteins:
- a CDS encoding SDR family oxidoreductase yields MSGDHRVLITGGSGYVGGLLGARLAAAGMFVVGTDLRARTDAGFPVRTLDVRDRALEALLHEHRITHVVHLAAVLEGGRDRARDYDIDVNGTRNVVECALAAGVRHLTVSSSGAAYGYHADNPEWIDERDPLRASDRFAYAHHKRAVEELLAGYRASHPRLGQLVLRIGTVLGATTANQITALFARSRLLAVRGSDSPFAFIWDEDVVGAIQHGVLGDRTGIYNVAGDGKLTIHELAAILGKPVLMIPAAVLEGALTVARAFGVGRYGPEQVDFLRFRPVLSNRRLKEEFGYVPAKTSAEAFRFYVERARARRAV; encoded by the coding sequence ATGAGCGGCGATCATCGCGTCCTCATCACGGGCGGCTCGGGGTACGTCGGCGGCCTGCTGGGCGCGCGGCTCGCGGCGGCCGGGATGTTCGTCGTCGGCACCGACCTGCGTGCGCGCACCGATGCGGGGTTCCCGGTCCGGACGCTCGATGTGCGCGATCGCGCACTCGAGGCCTTGCTGCACGAGCACCGTATCACGCACGTGGTGCATCTCGCGGCCGTGCTCGAGGGAGGGCGGGACCGTGCACGCGACTACGACATCGACGTCAACGGCACGCGCAACGTCGTCGAGTGCGCGCTGGCGGCGGGCGTGCGGCACCTCACCGTCTCGAGCTCCGGCGCGGCGTACGGGTACCATGCGGACAATCCCGAATGGATCGACGAGCGTGACCCGCTGCGCGCCAGCGACCGGTTCGCGTACGCGCACCACAAGCGCGCGGTGGAGGAGTTGCTCGCGGGCTATCGCGCTTCGCATCCGCGCCTCGGGCAGCTCGTGCTGCGCATCGGGACGGTGCTCGGCGCGACGACGGCCAACCAGATCACCGCGCTGTTCGCGCGCTCCCGCCTGCTGGCGGTGCGCGGCAGCGACTCCCCGTTCGCGTTCATCTGGGACGAGGACGTGGTGGGCGCGATCCAGCATGGCGTCCTGGGCGACCGCACGGGGATCTACAACGTTGCCGGGGACGGGAAGCTGACGATCCACGAGCTGGCGGCGATCCTCGGGAAGCCGGTGCTCATGATCCCCGCCGCGGTGCTCGAGGGTGCGCTGACCGTGGCACGGGCGTTCGGCGTCGGGCGTTATGGTCCGGAGCAGGTCGACTTCCTCCGTTTCCGTCCGGTGCTCTCGAACCGCCGGCTCAAGGAGGAGTTCGGCTACGTCCCGGCGAAGACCAGCGCCGAGGCATTCCGGTTCTATGTCGAACGCGCGCGGGCGCGGAGGGCGGTGTGA
- a CDS encoding DUF2791 family P-loop domain-containing protein has protein sequence MLSHERTPLVGRMHELHALTDALDAAKRGSGSIRIVAGEGGVGKTRLVEAVRERAVERGFTVLVGRAFPVETGIPYAIFGDGFVPYLRELGMPALQTLSRGAGTELALLFPLLRTDRTAARAGDPAELKPRLFDAFGQLLFALAKKAPVLVVLENLHWADPSSMDLLHFVARSASAHPLLLLATYNDAHRESQRALRLLEQSLTSLGVLSRTVLPPLTRDETAQFIAKGFGEQAAILGDFPDRVHARTRGNPFFIEETLKALVTAGRLRREGDRWVGWATEQLSLPDSIRDALQLRYDRLSAPAQDVVHLAAVVGAQVPHALLERLTELDEATLLAAVDELRRARIFDEIDGAVGPAYVFTHPLLQEMLYAELGRVRVRALHGRIADALERAYGPAALQHAEEIAIHFRRAEAPAQSARAVTYLIAAGEIAVARGSHREAAESLTVALRLVEASGDATALETVLESLGRAKHRLGDYAAATSLFKRAVTLAEARGDDRRVAALERRAGLSWLRRGEFRLALSHHDRGLAAALRAGDRAAEATFHLARSAGMMEVGDGAAAEEAGRLALAIAEPLGDARLLGRVHQALQALNVWRGPSAAAVLHGTKAIEHARRADDLRTAWQAEWVFSVHAGLTGDSAATLRHVTQASQLADQLRSPVLRLWSAEVAIEYRSGIGEWDEALALADRTIEEARAFGQHNLLPRLLVWSGLMLCGRGDLTRAKERLDEAWARSGADRADEGLPLNVHQVVPAHVGIGYYHLYRRDHRTALEVAERGLAIADRTGYTVWAVHRLLPLAAEASLWLREWESADAYGRRLRAAAEQLGHPLAHAWADACVALQRMLQGDHAGAIAQLRQAADALEAIPFVEHAARLRRKLAEALITAGDLPAARAELERCHEVFRRIGAELALDEVREQMREHGWRPRQTRLPHHGRLTATEMKVASLAARGMTNPEIGEALRISPRTASTHISNIFQKLEVKSRHELTEYLREHGLG, from the coding sequence ATGCTGAGCCACGAGCGCACACCACTCGTCGGACGGATGCACGAACTGCACGCGCTGACCGACGCCCTCGACGCGGCGAAGCGCGGATCGGGGAGCATCCGGATCGTCGCCGGCGAGGGAGGCGTGGGAAAGACGCGGCTCGTGGAGGCGGTGCGCGAGCGCGCGGTCGAGCGAGGCTTCACCGTGCTGGTCGGTCGGGCATTCCCCGTCGAGACGGGGATCCCCTACGCGATCTTCGGCGACGGCTTCGTGCCGTACCTGCGCGAACTCGGGATGCCGGCGCTGCAGACGCTCTCGCGCGGGGCGGGCACGGAGCTCGCGCTGCTCTTCCCACTGCTCCGGACCGACCGCACCGCGGCTCGTGCGGGGGACCCCGCCGAGCTCAAGCCGCGGTTGTTCGACGCGTTCGGGCAGCTGCTCTTCGCGCTCGCCAAGAAGGCGCCGGTGCTCGTGGTGCTCGAGAACCTGCACTGGGCCGACCCGTCGTCGATGGATCTCCTCCACTTCGTCGCGCGCAGCGCATCCGCGCATCCGCTCCTGCTGCTCGCGACGTACAATGACGCGCACCGGGAGTCGCAGCGTGCGCTCCGTCTCCTCGAGCAGTCGCTGACGTCCCTCGGGGTCCTCTCCCGAACCGTCCTGCCGCCGCTCACCCGGGACGAGACGGCGCAGTTCATCGCGAAGGGGTTCGGTGAGCAGGCGGCGATCCTTGGCGACTTCCCCGATCGCGTCCATGCGCGGACGCGCGGGAACCCGTTCTTCATCGAGGAGACGCTCAAGGCGCTCGTCACGGCCGGGCGGTTGCGTCGCGAGGGCGATCGGTGGGTGGGGTGGGCGACCGAGCAACTCTCGCTCCCCGACTCCATCCGCGACGCGCTGCAGTTGCGGTACGACCGGCTCTCGGCGCCGGCGCAGGACGTGGTGCACCTGGCGGCGGTGGTCGGCGCGCAGGTGCCGCACGCGCTGCTCGAGCGCCTGACCGAGCTCGACGAGGCGACACTGCTCGCCGCGGTCGACGAGCTGCGGCGGGCGCGCATATTCGACGAGATCGACGGCGCGGTCGGTCCGGCCTACGTCTTCACGCACCCGCTGCTGCAGGAGATGCTGTACGCCGAGCTGGGCCGGGTGCGCGTGCGCGCGCTCCACGGCCGCATCGCCGACGCGCTCGAGCGCGCGTACGGGCCCGCGGCGCTCCAGCATGCGGAGGAGATCGCGATCCACTTCCGCCGCGCGGAGGCGCCGGCGCAATCGGCGCGGGCGGTCACCTACCTGATCGCGGCCGGGGAGATCGCCGTCGCGCGAGGGTCGCACCGCGAGGCGGCGGAGTCGCTCACCGTCGCGTTGCGGCTCGTGGAGGCGAGCGGCGACGCCACGGCGCTCGAGACGGTGCTCGAGTCGCTCGGGCGCGCGAAGCATCGGCTGGGGGACTACGCCGCGGCCACGTCGCTCTTCAAGCGCGCCGTGACGCTGGCCGAGGCGCGCGGCGATGATCGACGCGTGGCGGCGCTCGAGCGGCGCGCGGGACTGTCATGGCTGCGGCGCGGGGAGTTCCGCCTCGCGCTGTCGCACCACGATCGCGGACTGGCGGCGGCGTTGCGCGCCGGCGACCGGGCGGCGGAGGCGACGTTCCACCTCGCCCGCAGCGCGGGGATGATGGAGGTGGGGGATGGCGCGGCGGCGGAGGAGGCGGGGCGGTTGGCCCTGGCGATCGCCGAACCGTTGGGGGACGCGCGGTTGCTCGGGCGCGTGCATCAGGCGCTGCAGGCGTTGAACGTCTGGCGCGGCCCGAGCGCCGCGGCCGTGCTCCACGGGACCAAGGCGATCGAGCACGCGCGACGCGCGGACGACCTGCGCACGGCCTGGCAGGCCGAGTGGGTGTTCAGCGTGCACGCGGGACTCACGGGCGATTCCGCGGCCACGCTCCGCCACGTCACGCAGGCGTCGCAACTCGCCGACCAGCTCCGCTCGCCGGTGCTGCGTCTCTGGTCCGCCGAAGTGGCGATCGAGTACCGGTCGGGCATCGGCGAGTGGGACGAGGCGCTCGCGCTCGCCGATCGGACGATCGAGGAGGCGCGCGCATTCGGCCAGCACAACCTGCTGCCGCGATTGCTCGTCTGGTCGGGGCTGATGCTCTGCGGGCGCGGCGATCTCACGCGTGCGAAGGAGCGGCTGGACGAGGCCTGGGCGCGCTCCGGCGCGGACCGCGCGGATGAGGGTCTCCCGCTCAACGTGCATCAGGTCGTGCCGGCGCACGTCGGGATCGGCTATTACCACCTGTATCGACGGGACCATCGCACGGCGTTGGAGGTGGCGGAGCGCGGCCTCGCGATCGCCGACCGGACCGGCTACACGGTCTGGGCCGTCCATCGCCTGCTCCCGCTGGCGGCGGAGGCATCCCTCTGGCTCCGCGAATGGGAGAGTGCGGACGCGTATGGGCGTCGACTGCGGGCGGCGGCGGAGCAACTGGGACACCCGCTCGCGCATGCGTGGGCCGACGCGTGCGTGGCGCTGCAGCGGATGCTGCAGGGTGATCATGCGGGCGCGATCGCCCAGCTGCGGCAGGCCGCCGATGCGCTCGAGGCGATCCCCTTCGTGGAGCATGCGGCACGCCTGCGGCGCAAGCTCGCCGAGGCGCTGATCACCGCGGGGGACCTGCCGGCCGCCCGGGCGGAGCTCGAACGGTGCCATGAGGTCTTCCGCCGGATCGGGGCGGAGCTCGCACTCGACGAGGTGCGCGAACAGATGCGCGAGCACGGGTGGCGGCCGCGGCAGACGCGGCTGCCGCATCACGGTCGCTTGACCGCGACGGAGATGAAGGTGGCGAGTCTCGCCGCGCGCGGGATGACGAACCCGGAGATCGGCGAGGCGCTCCGGATCTCGCCGCGCACGGCCAGCACGCACATCTCCAACATCTTCCAGAAGCTCGAGGTGAAGTCCCGCCACGAGCTCACCGAGTACCTGCGCGAGCACGGGCTCGGCTGA
- a CDS encoding serine/threonine protein kinase: MEQDLITRLQAAIGDAYQIEREFASGGQSRLFLANDATATRKVVIKLLPPEMGGVVEAERFKREIRVLGSLQHPNIVPLLGTGHADGLLWYVMPFIRGDSLAGRLKGGALEIPDAMRTLWEVADALAHAHEASVVHRDLKPENVLFQAEHALLADFGVAHARLEGIRRSSGVGLGEMRRSIAMSAGRLTQHGFAVGTPAYMAPEQFIGDDPADARADVYSLAMLGYEMLTGKAPFSEYKGARLMVAHFTEHAPLASHVRGEVPVGVAQVLEQGMAKEPPDRYANAAAFRDALGPRW; this comes from the coding sequence ATGGAACAGGACCTGATCACGCGGCTGCAGGCGGCGATCGGCGACGCTTACCAGATCGAGCGCGAGTTCGCATCAGGGGGCCAGAGCCGGCTCTTCCTCGCCAACGATGCGACCGCCACGCGGAAGGTCGTGATCAAGTTGCTGCCGCCGGAGATGGGCGGCGTCGTGGAAGCCGAGCGATTCAAGCGGGAGATCCGTGTCCTCGGGTCGCTGCAGCATCCCAACATCGTGCCGCTCCTGGGGACCGGGCATGCCGACGGCCTCCTCTGGTACGTGATGCCGTTCATTCGCGGCGACTCGCTCGCGGGGCGGCTGAAGGGGGGCGCGCTCGAGATCCCCGACGCGATGCGCACGCTCTGGGAGGTGGCCGACGCGCTCGCGCATGCGCACGAAGCGAGCGTCGTGCATCGCGACCTCAAGCCGGAGAACGTGCTCTTCCAGGCCGAACACGCGTTGCTGGCCGACTTCGGCGTGGCGCACGCGCGTTTGGAGGGGATCCGGCGCTCGAGCGGTGTGGGGTTGGGCGAGATGCGTCGCAGCATCGCGATGAGTGCCGGACGCCTCACGCAGCACGGCTTCGCGGTGGGGACGCCGGCGTACATGGCGCCGGAACAGTTCATCGGTGACGATCCGGCGGATGCGCGCGCCGACGTCTATTCACTGGCGATGCTCGGCTACGAGATGCTCACGGGCAAGGCGCCGTTCTCGGAGTACAAGGGGGCGCGGCTGATGGTCGCGCACTTCACCGAGCACGCCCCGCTCGCGAGCCACGTGCGCGGGGAGGTGCCGGTCGGGGTCGCGCAGGTGCTCGAGCAGGGAATGGCGAAGGAGCCGCCCGACCGCTATGCCAATGCGGCGGCCTTCCGCGACGCGCTCGGGCCCCGTTGGTGA
- a CDS encoding DUF350 domain-containing protein — translation MDFEILGLNFGYAIMGVVLMWASYRIFDHLTPQVNFPEELKKGNIAVAIFIGSLFIAIALVVGNALN, via the coding sequence ATGGACTTCGAGATCCTCGGATTGAACTTCGGCTACGCCATCATGGGCGTGGTCCTCATGTGGGCGAGCTATCGCATCTTCGACCACCTCACGCCGCAGGTGAACTTCCCCGAGGAGCTCAAGAAGGGGAACATCGCGGTGGCGATCTTCATCGGGTCGCTCTTCATCGCGATCGCGCTGGTCGTGGGGAACGCGCTGAACTGA
- the bcp gene encoding thioredoxin-dependent thiol peroxidase, whose product MKVGSKAPGFRLQDTTGAWVSLDDLRGRRVVLFFFQKASTPGCTVEACEFRDAMPRFSEKDVTVIGISPDTWRRHAKFQAAERLPYALLADKDAVACQAYAVWHRKLFWGRYYMGVVRSTFVIGPDGRLEQAWRDVHHEGHAAEVSAWLHGAPAAPARRPAARKK is encoded by the coding sequence GTGAAGGTGGGAAGCAAGGCGCCGGGGTTCCGGCTGCAGGACACGACGGGCGCATGGGTCTCGCTCGATGACCTCCGGGGCCGGCGGGTGGTGCTCTTCTTCTTCCAGAAGGCGAGCACGCCGGGGTGCACGGTGGAAGCGTGCGAGTTCCGCGACGCGATGCCGCGGTTCAGCGAGAAGGACGTGACGGTGATCGGGATCTCGCCGGACACCTGGCGGCGCCACGCGAAGTTCCAGGCGGCGGAACGCCTCCCGTACGCGCTCCTCGCCGACAAGGACGCCGTGGCGTGCCAGGCGTACGCCGTCTGGCACCGCAAGCTCTTCTGGGGGCGCTACTACATGGGCGTGGTCCGGTCGACGTTCGTCATCGGGCCGGACGGCCGGCTGGAGCAGGCGTGGCGCGACGTGCACCATGAGGGGCACGCCGCCGAGGTGAGCGCCTGGTTGCACGGGGCGCCCGCGGCGCCGGCGCGGCGTCCTGCGGCCCGGAAGAAATAG
- a CDS encoding GNAT family N-acetyltransferase, whose protein sequence is MHGSRSLPLLRCATAADLPALHRLIDASVRELSRDVYTAAEIESGLRHVFGPDTRLIADGTYFVFDDRGTLAAAGGWSRRDTLYGGDQAKRGDDPLLDPAVQPARIRAFFVDPRYARRGLGRALLAHCTGEAARHGFTALELMATLPGEPLYLAMGFAAIERVAAPLPDGVALRMVRMTRRIGG, encoded by the coding sequence ATGCACGGTTCCCGCTCCCTCCCGCTGCTCCGGTGCGCCACGGCGGCCGACCTGCCGGCGCTCCACCGCCTGATCGATGCATCGGTCCGCGAGCTCAGCCGCGACGTCTACACCGCCGCCGAGATCGAGAGCGGGTTGCGTCACGTCTTCGGTCCCGACACGCGGCTCATCGCCGACGGCACGTACTTCGTGTTCGACGACCGTGGGACGCTCGCGGCTGCCGGAGGCTGGAGTCGGCGCGACACGCTGTACGGGGGCGATCAAGCGAAGCGCGGCGACGATCCTCTGCTCGACCCGGCGGTGCAGCCCGCGCGGATCCGCGCCTTCTTCGTCGATCCGCGTTACGCGCGCCGCGGGCTCGGCCGCGCGCTCCTCGCGCACTGCACTGGCGAGGCCGCGCGGCACGGGTTCACCGCGCTCGAACTCATGGCCACGCTGCCCGGTGAGCCGCTGTATCTCGCGATGGGGTTCGCCGCGATCGAGCGCGTGGCCGCGCCACTCCCCGACGGGGTCGCGCTACGGATGGTCCGGATGACCCGACGCATCGGGGGCTGA
- a CDS encoding bile acid:sodium symporter family protein — protein sequence MNDALPLRFDPSGLVVLNAIIAFMVFGASLDLRLDDLRRVVAKPAGVLAGLSAQAVLTPALTCLMTVVLRVDPALALGMMLVAACPSGALSNVLTWRARGNVALSVGLTTVSSLAATVLTPFNFALYGWLNPRTRELLQAVELPVAGILGQVALVLALPVLAGMFIGTRFPAQAKRAEGPLRTISLLVLLAFIAGAFWENRALFVDRFGSFFWLVVGQNALALGIGRFVGRVARLGEADLRAVTIEVGIHNSALGLVILFTFFPQAGSMMLITAFWGVWHLVSGLALSAWWSRRPLATMPA from the coding sequence ATGAACGACGCGCTGCCGCTGCGGTTCGATCCGTCGGGGCTCGTGGTGCTCAACGCGATCATCGCGTTCATGGTCTTCGGCGCGTCGCTCGACCTGCGCCTCGACGACCTCCGTCGCGTGGTGGCGAAGCCGGCCGGCGTCCTCGCGGGGCTCTCGGCGCAGGCGGTGCTGACGCCGGCGCTGACCTGCCTCATGACGGTCGTGCTGCGGGTCGACCCGGCCCTCGCGCTCGGCATGATGCTGGTGGCGGCCTGTCCGAGCGGGGCGCTGTCGAACGTACTGACGTGGCGCGCGCGCGGGAACGTCGCGCTCTCGGTGGGGTTGACCACCGTATCCAGTCTCGCGGCGACCGTGCTCACACCGTTCAACTTCGCACTGTACGGCTGGCTCAATCCCCGCACGCGAGAACTGCTGCAGGCGGTGGAGTTGCCGGTGGCGGGGATCCTGGGGCAGGTGGCCCTCGTGCTCGCGCTGCCGGTGCTCGCGGGGATGTTCATCGGGACGCGATTCCCGGCGCAGGCGAAGCGCGCGGAAGGACCGCTCCGCACGATCTCGCTCCTCGTCCTGCTCGCCTTCATCGCCGGCGCCTTCTGGGAGAACCGGGCGCTGTTCGTCGACCGGTTCGGCAGCTTCTTCTGGCTCGTGGTGGGGCAGAACGCGCTCGCGCTGGGCATCGGGCGGTTCGTCGGGCGCGTGGCGCGGCTGGGCGAGGCGGATCTCCGCGCCGTCACGATCGAGGTGGGGATCCACAACTCCGCGCTTGGCCTCGTGATCCTCTTCACCTTCTTCCCGCAGGCGGGCTCGATGATGCTCATCACCGCGTTCTGGGGCGTCTGGCACCTCGTGTCGGGTCTCGCGCTCTCGGCATGGTGGTCGCGGCGGCCCCTCGCGACCATGCCCGCATGA
- a CDS encoding NAD(P)-binding domain-containing protein has translation MIAVIGAGPMGLAAARTLQKHGLAFTGFESHTDVGGLWDIANPQSTVYESAHLISSKRMTEFAEFPMRDEVAPYPRHDALKRYFGDFADHFGLRRHFEFATRVMRVARAPAGEAGWDVTTECGGVARTRRFAAVLIATGTLHHPHQPALPGAFDGRVMHSGEYKSAAVFAGQRVLVVGCGNSGADIAVDAVKQAASVDISLRRGYYFLPKFVRGRPIDAIGGVVKLPRRLKQLVDATIVRMVIGRPSDYGLPDPDYRMYESHPVMNSLILHHLGHGDIRARRDVAAVAGRTVRFADGEEGEYDLILQATGYALHYPFIDRAALAWPAGAAAPRLWLNAMHPEDDSLFLLGMVEASGLGWQGRYEQAELVALYLKRLAERHPAALALQREKRAWDGARVDGGYAYLALDRMAYYVHKDSYLAALRRHTGALRG, from the coding sequence ATGATCGCCGTGATCGGCGCGGGACCCATGGGACTCGCGGCGGCGCGGACGCTGCAGAAGCACGGGCTCGCCTTCACCGGCTTCGAGTCGCACACCGATGTCGGCGGGCTCTGGGACATCGCGAACCCCCAGAGCACGGTGTACGAGAGCGCGCACCTGATCTCGTCCAAGCGGATGACGGAGTTCGCCGAGTTCCCGATGCGGGACGAGGTGGCGCCGTACCCGCGTCACGACGCCCTCAAGCGCTACTTCGGCGACTTCGCCGACCACTTCGGCCTGCGCCGTCACTTCGAGTTCGCGACCCGCGTGATGCGGGTGGCGCGCGCCCCCGCGGGCGAGGCGGGGTGGGACGTGACCACCGAGTGCGGGGGCGTCGCGCGCACGCGGCGCTTCGCGGCGGTGCTCATCGCGACGGGGACGCTGCACCATCCGCACCAGCCGGCGCTGCCCGGCGCATTCGACGGTCGCGTGATGCACTCGGGCGAGTACAAGTCGGCGGCGGTGTTCGCGGGTCAGCGTGTGCTCGTCGTGGGCTGCGGCAACTCGGGTGCGGACATCGCGGTCGACGCGGTGAAGCAGGCGGCCTCGGTCGACATCTCGCTGCGGCGCGGCTACTACTTCCTGCCCAAGTTCGTGCGCGGCAGGCCCATCGACGCGATCGGCGGCGTGGTGAAGCTGCCGCGGCGCCTCAAGCAGCTCGTCGACGCGACGATCGTGCGGATGGTGATCGGGCGGCCCAGCGACTACGGGTTGCCGGACCCGGACTACCGGATGTACGAGTCGCATCCGGTGATGAACTCGCTCATCCTGCATCACCTCGGGCACGGGGACATCCGCGCGCGGCGCGACGTGGCGGCGGTGGCGGGTCGCACGGTGCGCTTCGCCGACGGTGAGGAGGGGGAGTACGACCTGATCCTCCAGGCGACCGGATACGCGCTCCACTACCCGTTCATCGACCGGGCGGCGCTCGCCTGGCCCGCGGGGGCCGCGGCGCCGCGGCTCTGGCTGAACGCGATGCATCCGGAGGACGACTCGCTCTTCCTGCTCGGCATGGTCGAGGCGAGCGGGCTGGGATGGCAGGGGCGCTACGAACAGGCGGAACTCGTGGCCCTCTACCTCAAGCGGCTCGCCGAGCGGCATCCGGCGGCGCTCGCGCTGCAGCGCGAGAAGCGCGCGTGGGACGGCGCGCGCGTGGACGGCGGGTACGCGTACCTCGCGCTCGATCGCATGGCGTACTACGTGCACAAGGACTCGTACCTCGCGGCGCTGCGCCGCCACACCGGCGCCCTGCGCGGATGA
- a CDS encoding GGDEF and EAL domain-containing protein codes for MPSTLLAIGGACTATLAVAAMWRARATGDRRARTSPVAPRVDAPPAPAPEDWLTRAASASIDGLWDWDCRTDALRLSSRWREMIGLPAEPVERSTDEWWGRAHPSDRTQLHVDITAQLAGSASRLSVEHRVRHEDGRWLHLQWSGLIERDAGGRALRAAGSVRDVTQVRLAEERQRRDSLYDALTGLPNRALTIDLLRRAIHRTRRQGERRFAVLLVDLDRFNLLNDSLGHGAGDELLKGVAQRLATAVRPGDVIARLGGDEFVLLLDQISDFGDAESVADRVKFVLAEPLTAITHTLTVSASIGIVLHDPEIDQPTDYLRDAELAMHEAKRAGRARHICFNADMRDGVRRRVSVEQDLRGAVDRDEFTMLYQPIWSVADGHERLLGFEALLRWQHPRRGLLGAGDFVPIAEESDLIVALGSWAMHRACRELADIAPNGPHAPWVSVNLAARQLADRDLVGLVDNVLHATGLEASRLKLEVTENVILHDEQGARQMLETLRARGVQSLMDDFGTGHASLSYLHRLPIGTIKIDRYFVGRMDVSPECLEIVRSIITLARSLGMEVVAEGVEQEAQLAQLRALGCCAVQGFLFAAPLVAEEAIALLAALDHAGAGDPRGVLRDLGLGGGRRRSIETVVRGLVDDTLPDAAMPDETTRDVAAA; via the coding sequence ATGCCCAGCACGCTCCTCGCGATCGGTGGTGCCTGCACCGCGACTCTCGCCGTCGCGGCGATGTGGCGCGCGCGCGCGACGGGCGACCGGCGTGCCCGGACGAGCCCCGTCGCTCCGCGGGTGGATGCGCCGCCGGCGCCGGCCCCCGAGGACTGGCTGACACGTGCGGCCAGCGCATCGATCGACGGTCTCTGGGACTGGGACTGCCGGACCGATGCGCTGCGCCTCTCGTCACGCTGGCGTGAGATGATCGGTCTGCCCGCGGAGCCGGTCGAGCGGTCCACCGACGAGTGGTGGGGACGTGCGCACCCGTCGGACCGGACCCAGCTGCATGTCGACATCACCGCGCAGCTCGCGGGATCGGCGTCGCGGCTGAGCGTCGAGCATCGGGTGCGGCACGAGGACGGGCGCTGGCTCCATCTGCAGTGGTCCGGCTTGATCGAACGTGACGCCGGCGGACGCGCGCTGCGCGCGGCCGGGTCGGTGCGCGACGTCACGCAGGTCCGGCTCGCCGAAGAGCGGCAGCGGCGCGACTCGCTCTACGATGCGCTCACCGGCTTGCCGAACCGCGCGCTCACGATCGACCTGCTCCGCCGCGCGATCCACCGGACGCGCCGGCAGGGCGAGCGACGCTTCGCGGTCCTCCTCGTCGACCTCGACCGCTTCAACCTCCTCAACGACTCGCTCGGCCACGGCGCGGGTGACGAGCTCCTCAAGGGGGTCGCGCAGCGACTCGCGACCGCCGTCCGACCCGGCGACGTGATCGCCCGCCTCGGAGGCGACGAGTTCGTACTGCTGCTCGACCAGATCAGCGATTTCGGCGACGCGGAGAGCGTGGCGGATCGCGTGAAGTTCGTGCTCGCCGAGCCGCTCACGGCCATCACGCACACGCTCACCGTCTCGGCGAGCATCGGCATCGTGCTGCACGATCCGGAGATCGACCAGCCGACCGACTACCTTCGGGACGCCGAGCTCGCGATGCACGAGGCCAAGCGCGCCGGCCGCGCACGCCACATCTGCTTCAACGCCGACATGCGGGACGGCGTCCGCCGTCGCGTGTCGGTGGAGCAGGACCTGCGCGGCGCCGTCGACCGCGACGAGTTCACGATGCTCTATCAGCCCATCTGGAGCGTCGCGGACGGGCACGAGCGGCTCCTCGGGTTCGAAGCGCTGCTCCGCTGGCAGCACCCGCGTCGCGGCCTCCTCGGTGCGGGCGACTTCGTGCCGATCGCCGAGGAGAGCGACCTCATCGTCGCACTCGGCTCGTGGGCGATGCATCGCGCCTGCCGCGAACTCGCCGACATCGCACCGAACGGGCCGCACGCCCCGTGGGTGAGCGTCAATCTCGCCGCGCGGCAACTCGCGGACCGCGACCTCGTCGGCCTCGTCGACAACGTCCTCCACGCCACCGGACTCGAGGCGTCACGGCTCAAGCTCGAGGTGACGGAGAACGTGATCCTGCACGACGAGCAGGGCGCGCGCCAGATGCTCGAGACGCTCCGTGCGCGCGGCGTCCAGAGTCTCATGGACGACTTCGGGACCGGGCATGCCTCGCTCAGCTACCTCCACCGGCTCCCGATCGGGACGATCAAGATCGACCGCTACTTCGTGGGACGGATGGACGTGAGCCCCGAGTGTCTCGAGATCGTGCGGTCCATCATCACGCTCGCGCGCAGCCTGGGCATGGAGGTCGTCGCCGAAGGCGTGGAGCAGGAGGCGCAACTCGCCCAGTTGCGCGCGCTCGGCTGCTGCGCCGTGCAGGGCTTCCTCTTCGCCGCCCCCCTCGTGGCCGAGGAGGCGATCGCCCTCCTCGCGGCACTCGACCACGCCGGCGCCGGCGACCCACGGGGCGTACTGCGCGATCTCGGCCTCGGTGGCGGGCGTCGCCGGTCGATCGAGACGGTCGTGCGCGGACTCGTGGACGACACCCTGCCCGACGCCGCGATGCCGGACGAGACCACGCGGGACGTCGCCGCCGCGTAA